The Candidatus Hydrogenedentota bacterium genome includes a window with the following:
- a CDS encoding EF-hand domain-containing protein, which produces MKKWITFALVAAAAAAGFSYAAAQPPAPPDCAGPAQGRGHGPGPMRDLFVQADKNKDRQITFEELTAVKPDFPKDQFERMDQNNDGVLSPADRPLHDQRGPHGPRGEAAPGGRSPRGHALRPDVARIRAADKNDDRQVSPEEFRAAFPGAPEDAFKRRDRNGDGMLSSADLPKGGPEGRPQGPPVERIRAADKDEDGKVTPEEWKAAFPHAPEQVFGRLDRNGDGALSPADAPKGAPPAALDQKTGKSRPEKLRHAASLVERLRKADTDNDGQVTPDEFKAAFPKAKEGRFEKLDRNDDGVLTEADRGKPAP; this is translated from the coding sequence ATGAAAAAGTGGATAACCTTTGCTCTGGTTGCCGCGGCAGCTGCCGCCGGATTCAGCTATGCCGCTGCGCAGCCGCCCGCGCCGCCTGATTGCGCCGGCCCTGCCCAAGGCCGCGGTCACGGCCCCGGACCTATGCGTGACCTGTTCGTGCAGGCCGACAAAAACAAGGACCGGCAAATCACGTTTGAAGAACTGACCGCCGTCAAGCCGGACTTCCCCAAGGACCAGTTTGAAAGGATGGACCAGAACAACGACGGCGTGTTGTCGCCGGCAGACCGGCCCCTGCACGATCAGCGCGGCCCGCACGGCCCGCGCGGCGAAGCCGCCCCGGGCGGACGCAGCCCGCGTGGTCACGCGCTGCGCCCCGATGTCGCGCGCATCCGCGCCGCGGACAAGAATGACGACCGGCAAGTCTCGCCCGAGGAGTTCCGTGCGGCGTTCCCCGGCGCGCCGGAAGATGCGTTCAAGCGCAGGGACCGGAACGGCGACGGCATGCTCAGCAGCGCGGATTTGCCCAAAGGGGGGCCGGAGGGAAGGCCCCAGGGGCCGCCCGTCGAGCGCATCCGCGCCGCCGATAAGGATGAAGACGGCAAAGTGACGCCCGAAGAATGGAAGGCTGCGTTTCCGCATGCGCCCGAACAGGTCTTTGGACGCCTGGACCGGAATGGCGACGGCGCGCTCTCGCCCGCGGATGCGCCCAAGGGCGCGCCTCCCGCGGCCCTGGACCAGAAAACAGGCAAGTCCCGGCCTGAGAAGCTGCGGCATGCCGCCAGCCTGGTCGAGCGCTTGCGCAAGGCGGATACGGACAACGACGGCCAGGTAACCCCCGACGAATTCAAAGCGGCATTCCCGAAGGCAAAGGAAGGCCGTTTCGAGAAACTCGACCGGAACGACGATGGCGTGTTGACTGAGGCGGACCGCGGCAAACCGGCGCCGTAA